ACGCGGGCGATGTGACACTGCTGCTGCCGGGAACGGTGGGCCGGGCGGCCGGGCGGGTGGTCGTGGCCAGTGCGGCGGCGTATCTCAACGATCTCGGCGCGGTTCCCGAGGTGTTCCTCCGCCGACACGTGCTGGTCACACTGCTCGCCACGGACGTGGACGTCACGCTGAAGACGGAAGGGCTCCTCGGTCGCGCCACAATCGGGATCGATCTCCCGCTCGTTCCCGACACGCTCGTAGCCGGTTGGAGCGTGGCGGCCGCCGTCGTGCGCGCGTACGAGGGCACGCTCGATCGCGCATGGCAGGACTGGCTGCCGACGGATCTGAGCCTCGGGTGGCGCGTGGCAGCGGACGGGCCGGCGGCGGTGCGCGCGCTGATGGAAGGAGACACCCGTGCGGGGGCGAAATGCCTGGAAGGCGAGGTGGCGCGATGTCGGTTGTGGCTCGGGCTTGATGACGATCCTGACCCATTCCAGGCTCGGTACGAGCCGGGCGAAATCCGGCACCTCGTCGCTCAGCGCGAGTGGTTCTACGAACCGGAGCGGGCGGACGCGGAGCAGTGCGTCGCCGGATCCGACGACGCCTGCCTGCGCTTCGCTGAGGGCACGCGGTTCGTGCCCCGCATCCCTGCGGGCGCGGCGGCGCGGCGCAGTCTGTTGCGGGCCGTGCGTGCGCTCCACGGTCCCGACGCGCTCCTTCGGGCGCTCGCCGACACATCCGGCTCGCTGGGCCAGCGCCTGGCGCGGGTCGCGCGAGTCCCGGAGGACTCCATGGTCGCCGAGTGGCGTTCGTGGGTGATGACGGAGGGAGGCCAGGCGCGCGTGACCGCCGGCGTCGGCGATGCGCTCCCCGTCCTGGCGTTTGTGGGCCTGCTGTTGCTGGCTGCGACTAGGGGTGGCCGGTGGCGCTGAGCCGAATGCCCTGGCTCTGGGCCCCGCTCGTCGCCCTGCTCGTCATTAGCGCGGCGCTTCTGCCGCCGCGGGAACCGTCCGAGGGCGGTGGCTTGGCGGTCGCGTTGGGCCTCGCCGAACGGGCCACGCCGGCCACCGGGGAGCGCTATGCCATAAGGGCGCTCCAGGAGGCGATCGCGAGGCAGAAGGACGAACTCGAGTACAACCGTCTCGGCGACTCCCTGCGCGCGGCGGCGCGGGGCCCGCGGGCCGTGCACAGTGCGGACGGCTCCTTGACCGTGCTGTTCGAGACGCCCGTGGGCGCGGATAGCGCACGCGTATGGCTGCACGCGGCGGCCGGCGAGCTCGGCCTGTATCCGAGCATCGGCGCGGGCGGGATCCCGGTGATCGTCGCACTGTACTCGAATCCGGCAAGACGCCGCGGGCAGGGGAACAACTACGAATGGTGGACCCTGCGATCGCGCGAGTATGCCCGCGAGCAAGGGGACCCCTGCGTCGTGGAGGTCAACCTGCTTTCGCGCAGGGACTTCGGCTACCGCCAGCTCATCGCGCGGGATGCTGCGGGCGCGCCGATCGGGCGGTTCCTGGACGAATGCGCGTTGTACGCGAGGTTCGGCGTTCCCGGCGGCGCGGTGCGACGTTGGCTCGCAGGGCGTCCCTGGTGGTGGTGGGGAAGGGAGCCTCTCGCGGTCCGGATGCAGGAGGCCGGGCGGACCATCAAGCCGGTCACCATCCAGCGTGCCTTCGACGTCACGGCTCAGCCTTGGATGGCCAGCGACCCGTGGAGGGAGATCGGTTGCCTCCAGGGCGCGGCGCCACTGTGCAGCCGGCTGGCTGGGCTTTCGAGCCTTTCGTCGGCGGGGGACGAACGCTTCTACTTTTACGGCAGCCAGTACTACACGCACGGCGAACTGCTGGCGTACCTGCTCAAGACGGGGTCGCCGGCCGCGTTTGCCGCGTTTTGGCGATCGCCGCTGCCCACAGGCCGGGCGCTCGAACAAGCCTACGGCGAGCCGGCCGGGGAGCTCGCAAGGGAGGCGTTTTCCCACTGGTTCAGCGCGTCCGAGGCTGGCGGACCGAGCGTGGGCGACCGCGCCGTCGCCGGCGGTCTGGTCTGGGTCGCGGTAGCGCTCGCCATCGCGCTGGTCGCCGGCCGGCGCTGGAAGGTGGCCGGCTAGGCCTGGTCGAGCGGCACCACGAACCTGACGATGATCCGCTCGCGGGACTGCGGGCTCACGGTGCAGAACGACTTCCCACCGAGCAACCGCTTCACGCCGTTGACCTCCGCCTCCCCGATGCTGGGCACGTCGCGGAACGTGATCTCCAGCGTCTGGCCCGCCGTGAGCTGATAGCGCACGGGTCGGCCCTGGAGCCGATGGTACGGATCCACCTTCGCCAGGCCCGCCCCGAGCGCCTGCTTGATGGCGGCGGCTCGCTCCGAGGCGGCCAGGCTCCTCACGCCGCCGGGCACCCGTCCTCCGGGCGGCGCTCGCCGTTCTCGGTGACCACTGCGGCGTTGCGGGTCAGGCCCGAGCGGCCGGCACGCATCAGCGCCGACGCGCCGAAGGCGTCCTCGAACTGCTGTTCCGACATCGTGGCGATGTCCTGCAGGGCCGGCCATTCGGTCGCGGGACGCGCGCGGTATCTGGTTTCCGCCGTCTCGCGCGCGAACCGCACGTTCCAGGGACAGACGTCCTGGCACACGTCGCAGCCGAACAGCCAGTCTCCGAGCGATGGCTTCAGTGCCTCGGGCACCGGTCCCCGGGCTTCGATGGTGAGATAGGAAATGCAGCGGGTCGCGTCGAGCACCCGAGGCTCGGGGAACGCCCCGGTCGGACACGCCTCGAGGCAGCGCCGGCAGGTGCCGCACCGGTCGGCCTCGAACGGGGGGTCGACGGCCAAGACGAGATCGGTCAGCAGCACGCCGACGAACGTGAAGGAGCCGAGTCGAGGGTGGATCAGCATCGTGTTCTTCCCGACCCACCCCAGGCCTGCGCGCCGCGCGAGCTCGCGCTCCGGCAGCGGGCCCGCATCCGCGAAGGCCCGGAATCGGCCGGTCCCGGCGGCGTCCACGAGACGCGCGCCGAGGTGCTCGAGGTTGACCCGCATCACCGCGTGGTAGTCGTCGCCGAGGGCGTAGCGCGCGACGCGGCCGCGCCCCGGGGCGGGCGCGGCGTCTTCCTGCCAGTAGTTGTGGAGCACCACCACGGCGGAGCGAGCGTCGGGCCAGGTGCGTGCTGGTTCCCGCCGGATCGGGGCCTGTCGCTCCAGGTATCGCATCTCACCCTGATACCCGCTCGCCAGCCAGCGATCGAACGCGGCCGCGGCCGCCGACGGGCCCAGGTCCGTGACTCCACAGGCGTCGAAGCCGATCTCGCGGGCCATCGCCCTGGCGGCGGCGGCGAGCGCGGTGGGCGTCACGGCGCCAGCAGCTCCCGACGCCAGCGGGCCACGCGCAGCACGTCCTCGACGGGAGGAATCGCTCGTTCGTCCCCGTAGGCGGTCAGCATTCGCCACCGGACGTACTCTGGCGGCGGCAGCGGCAGGAACGGCGGCTCCCGGTACCAGCGACGCCGACGCATCGACCAGGCGAGGGCAGCGAGGTCTCGCGCCACGCGCGGGTTGACGACGGCCCTCCCGATGAGGGCGAGCGACAGGGTGCGCCAGGTGCGCATTTTTCCTTTGTGCCCCCCAAGGGGAATCTGTATATTCGCACGCTCACCCCGTGGCAAGAGGGCTCCCGATGTCATCAGACGGTGATGCTCGAAGCGGACCGAGGCGCCTCGGGCCGACCGAGGACGAGCGTCTCTTCAGCGTCCCGCATCCGACCGAACGCAGGCGCGAGTTCGTGTCGTCCGATCCGTGGCGCGTGCTGCGGATCATGGGCGAGTTCGTCGAGGGGTTCGACACGCTCGCCGGGGTATACTCGGGCGTGACCTTCTTCGGCTCCGCCCGCACCAAGCCCGACGATCCGCACTACCGCGCCGCGACGGAGACGGCGCGCCGGTTCGCCGGCGCGGGCTTCTCGATCATCACCGGCGGCGGACCGGGGATCATGGAAGCGGCCAACCGGGGCGCCCAGGAAGGCGGCGGCCCGTCGCTCGGGCTCAACATCGAGCTGCCGTTCGAGCAGGGCACCAATCCGTTCGTCGATACGGCGATGCACTTCCGCTACTTCTTCGTTCGCAAGACGATGTTCGTGAAGTACTCCATCGGGTTCGTGGTCTTCCCCGGCGGGTACGGCACGCTCGATGAGCTGTTCGAGGCCCTGACGCTCATTCAGACGGGGAAGATCAAGCACTTCCCGGTGGTCCTGTTCGGCGTCGACTACTGGCGCGGCCTGGTGGACTGGCTGCGTGGCACGGCGGCCGCGCGGGGCACGATCGACCTGCGGGACCTCGACATCTTCCACCTGACGGACGATCCCGCCGTGGCCGTGGACGTGGTGACGCGCGCCCGTGAGTCCCTGCTCGCCCAGCGGACGGAGCCGATCGGGGGCCGATCCGTGGACGGACTCTTCTAGGCGAGTGCGCCGGCGCGGGGGCGTGACCCGATGAGCGAGCGCTCCGGCGCCCCGACCATGAGCGGCCGGTATCTATGGTACGCGCTGGCGCTGCTGGCCTTCGGGAACCTGCTGAACTATCTCGACCGCAACATCATCCTGGCGCTGTTCGAGCCCATCAAGGACGAGCTGGACATCACGGACACGCAGCTGGGCTGGCTGGGATCATCCTATGCCATCGCCTTCGCGCTCGGCGCGCTCGGGGCCGGCGTGCTGTCCGACCTGCGGTCACGGCGCACGGTGATCGCCGGCGGCGTGGCCCTGTGGAGCGGGTTCACGGCCCTGGGCGGGGCGGCTGCGACCTACTGGCATCTCCTGACGACCCGCGGCGTGGTGGGGGTCGCGGAATCGTCGTACCTGCCCGCGGCGCAGGCGATGCTCGCCGACTACTTCCCGGACCGCGGGCGCGCGCAGGCGATGGGCATCTTCTGGGCCGGCCTGGCGGTGGGGGGCGTGCTGGCGGTCTGGCTCGGGGGCCACCTGGCGACCGCCTTCGGATGGCGCACCGCGCTGATCGTAGTCGGCCTGCCGGGCATCCTGTTCGCGCTGCTGCTGGCACGGCTGCGTGACCCGCGACCCCAGCCGCGACCGATGCTGCCGCAGACGCGGGCAGTCCGGCGCATTGCCCTCACGCCGAGGCTGATCCTGCGCGCCGGCCTTCCGCTCCTGCTGTCGATCCCGGTCGGGGCCGCCGTCTTCGGCGCGCTGATCCTCTTCCGGGTGGCGGCGGCCGCGGATACCGCGGTGTTCGGCGCGATCGTCGGCGTGGGTCTCGTGTGGACCATCGTCAAGTGGGTGCGGGTGGCGATGCGATGGCGCCACCGGCTGCTCGTCGGCGTCCCGGCCGACGCCGTGGACGAGATGCTGGACGCCGCGGCGGTCGTGCTGCGCACGCCGACTCTCGTCTGGATGTTCATCGGCGGCGCGTTGACCACGGCGGCTATGAATTCCCTGGTGGCGTGGTCGGCGAGCTACCTCCAGCGGGTATTGGACATGTCGCTGCTGCAGGCGGGGCGGCAGATCGGACTGGTGGGACTGGTGGCCGGCGTACTGGGGTCGTGGATCGGAGGGCGCTCGGGCGACCGCCTGATGGAACGCACCCCCGCGGGACGGGTCATCGCCGGCGCGGTGGGATTCCTCGCCGGAGCGCCGCTGTGCGTGGTGCTGCTGCTCGTCAACGACGTGCGGCTCTTCTCCGGCCTGTTCTTCGTCGTGGTGTTCTTCTTCACCTGGTACAACGGGCCCGCCGCCGCCGTGCTGTTCGACGTGGTGCCGCGCGGCATCGCGGCCACGGTGATGGGGGCCTACGTCTTCTTCATCCACATCGCCGGCGATGCCATCGCTCTGCCGGTCGTGGGGCTGTTGTCGGATCGCTACGGCCTGCGCGTCGCGCTGATGACGCTCCCTGCCGTCGGCCTGCTGGGTGGGGCGCTGCTCCTCCTGGCGGTGCCGACCGTGGCCCGCGACATGGCGCGCGTCAGGTCGCCGGCGGCGGCGTGAGCGCCTGCCGCATCTGCTGCACCTCGGCCAGGTAGGCGGCGAGGGAGGCGGCCTCGCGCGCGGCATCCCAGCCGAGCTCCCGTCCGAGCAGACCGGCCACCACCGGCGTCAGCTCCGTACCCTGGCTGGGATGCTGCCGAAACAGGTGAGTGCGGCGAATCATGACGTCGCTGACGGAGAGCGCCATCTCGCGCCGTGCCTGGTGGATCACCTCGGCGCGAAGGACCGGGACACCGGAGGCCAGCGGCTCCGCCAGGGGAGTGTCGCGGAAGGCCAGGTTGGCGACCGCCATCGCTTCCGTGCCGTAGGTGTCGACCAGGTGGCGCGCCGCGCCCTCGTCAAGTCGTTCCTTCACTAGCTCGCGAACCAGCAGCTCGAGGTCGGCGACCTCGCCACCGGGCAAGGGCTCCTCGGCGGTCGGCGCGCTCGGGGCGATGACGCGGCCGTCGAGACGGTGGAGCTTCAACCCCACCAGATCCACCAATTCCGCCGCCATCGAGCGGTACGTCGTCAGTTTGCCGCCGGTGATCGTCACCAGGCCGGACGCGCTCTCGAAGATCCGGTGCTCGCGCGGGACGGCGGCGGTCGTCCCCCCGCCCCCGTCCCTGAGCAGCGGGCGGAGGCCGGCCCAGGCCGCGAGGAGGTCCGGGGGAGCGAGTCGCGCGTCGGGGAACAGGGCGTTTGCCGAGCGCAGCAGGTAGGTGATGTCGTCGGCGGTCGGAGCGACCGCCCCGGGGTCCCCTTCGTAGTCCGTGTCGGTGGTGCCGAGCACGGTGACGTCGCCCCACGGCAGCACGAACATCACGCGGCCGTCGAGCGGGGAAGTCATCGTGAGCGCGCCCGCGTTACCGAGCCGGGCGCGCGGAACCGCGACATGGACCCCTTTGGTTGGCCGGAGCACGGGCTCGGCGCCAGGCTCGTCCAGCTGGCGCATCGCGTCGGTCCAAGGGCCCGTCGCGTTCACGGCCACGTGCGCCCGGACGGCGAAGTGCCGGCCGTCGATGACGTCCTCCACCACCACGCCCCGAAGCTGGCCCGCAGCCTTCTCGAGCGACTTCACCGCCGCGTAGCTCGCGACCATCGCGCCGCTGCGGCGCGCCGCGCGCACGTTGGCCAGGACCAGCCGGGCGTCGTCGCAGCAGGCGTCGTAGTACACGGCGCCCCCCAGCAGGTCCTTGCTCCGCAGCTGCGGCTCGGCCTTGCGGACGCCGCGTCGCGACAGCGTCCGATGCATGCGCACGTTCCGGAACACCGACAGCAGGTCGTACAGCCACAGGCCGGCGGCCAGCCGGCCGCGGGTCACCCGGCCGCCGGCGTGGATCGGGAAGAGGAACGGCATCGGCCGCACGAGATGCGGCGCGATCCGTAACAGGACGCGGCGCTCGCGGCTCGCTTCGAACACCAGCCGGAGCCAGCCGTGCTCCAGATAGCGCAGCCCGCCGTGCACGAGGCGAGACGAGCGACTGGACGTGCCGCTCCCGAAATCGCCGGCCTCGAGCAGGGCCGTGCGGATTCCGCGCCGGGCGGCGTCCCGCGCGATGCCGGCGCCGGTGATGCCCCCGCCGATCACCAGCAGGTCGGGCGGCGTCGCGGCCATCGCGTCGAGATCCGCGCGGCGGGTCTCAGCGGAGAACGCCGAGTCCATGGCCCAATTTGCCACCAAAAACCCGCGGGCGCACGGTGCGACCGCGCTGGCCCGCACTCCACGCACGGGCTAGCTTTGCTGGGACCGGCGGCCAGCCGATGCGCCGGAAACGGAGCCGGATCATGCTCGGGCAGAACGGTCGTCGGGTCGCCGTCATCGCGGGTTGCCGCACCCCGTTCGTGAAGTCCGGCACGGTGTTCAAGGACCTCAGCGCCGTCGAGTTGGCCAAGCTCGCCACGCGCGAACTGCTGATTCGGACCGAGATTCCGCCGGCGAAGGTGGATCAGGTCGTCTTCGGCCAGGTCATTCCCTCGGTGCTCGCGCCCAACGTGGCACGGGAAGTGAGCCTGCTGCCGCAGTTTCCCCGGAACGTGCCCGCGTTCTCGCTGAACCGGGCGTGCGCGTCGTCGGGCCAGGCCGTCGCCGAGGCGTTCGACCAGATCGCGCTCGGGCAGGCGGACATGGTCGTCGCGGGCGGGACGGAATCGCTGTCCGACATCCCGATCCTCCACTCCAGGCGATTCGCGGAGCTGCTCGTGCAAGCGAGCCGGGCGCGCACGCTGGGGAAACGGTTGGCGACGCTCGCGAGGATCCGTCCGCGCGATCTCGTTCCGGTGACGCCGGCCATTGCCGAGCCGTCCACCGGCGAGACGATGGGGCAGTCGGCCGAGAAGATGGCCAAGGAAAACGGCATCTCGCGGCACGCCCAGGACGACTACGCGCTGCGCTCGCACCGGCTGGCCGCGCGGGGCACGGCCGACGGGCGGTTGACGGCGGAAATCGCGCCCGTCTTCGTTCCGCCGGCGTACGAGCCGGTCACCGCGGACAACGGGATACGCGCGGATTCCACCCTCGAGCAACTGGCGGCGCTGAGGCCGGCGTTCGACCGGCGCTACGGATCGGTGACTGCCGGCAACGCATCGCCCCTGACCGACGGCGCGTCCGCCGTGCTGGTGATGAGCGGGGAGGCCGCTCGGGCCGCGGGATTCGAGCCGCTGGCCTACGTTCGCTCGTATGCCGTGGCGGCGGTGGATCCCGGCGCCCAACTGCTCATGGGCCCGGCGTACGCCATCCCTCGCGCGCTCGAGCGAGCCCGCATCGCCTGGAAGGACCTCGGGCTCGTCGAGATGCACGAGGCGTTCGCGTCGCAGGTGCTGTCGAATATCCAGGCCATCGAGTCGGATATGTGGGCGCGCGAGCACCTCGGGCGCGACAGGCGCATCGGCGAGGTGAACTGGGAGGTGCTCAACGTGATGGGGGGGTCGATTGCGATCGGCCACCCATTCGGCGCGACCGGCGGGCGCCTCATTACGACGCTCGGCAACGAGATGCGGCGGCGGGACGTTCAGTTCGGACTGGTCTCGGTGTGTGCCCAGGGCGGCATGGGGTTTGCCATGGTCCTCGAGCGGATGTGAGGCGGTCCACGTGGACGCGGAGGGTGGAACGGGCGCGCTCGCGACGGTAGTCGAAGACGGCGTCGCCGTCCTCACGCTCGACCTGCCGGGCGAGAGCGTCAACAAGTTCTCGCGAGCGGTGAGGGACGAGTTCGCGGCGGCGTTCGCGGCGCTGCAGAACGACGCCGCGGTCCGCGCCATCGTAATCGCGTCCGGCAAGAAGGACGTGTTCGTCGCGGGCGCCGACATCGAGGAGTTCGTCGCGCTGCGCACAGCGGAGGAGGCCAGGCGGCTGTCGCGGGACGGGCAATCGATGCTCGACCGCGTGGCGGACTCGCCGAAGCCGGTCGTGGCCGCGATTCACGGCGTCTGCCTCGGTGGCGGACTGGAGTTGGTCCTCGCGTGCCACTATCGTGTCGCGACGGACCACCCGAAGACCGCGCTCGGGGCGCCCGAGGTCCAGCTCGGCATCATCCCCGGGGCGGGCGGGTGCAACCGGCTGCCACGCGTCGTCGGACTCCGCAGTGCGCTGGAGATGATCCTCACCGGGAAGAACGTCCGCGCCGCGAAGGCGCTCAGGATGGGGCTGGTGGACGAGCTGGTGCCGCCGGCGATCCTGCGGCAGGTCGCCGTGAAGGCGGCGCGGCGGCTCGCCGAGACCCCGGTGCACCGCCGGCGCCGCGGCGGTGTCCTCGGGTGGCTCTTCGACCGCAGCGCGCTCGGGCAGGCCGTCGTGTTGAGACGGGCGCGGGCCATGACGCGATCGCAGACGGCCGGCCACTATCCGGCTCCGCTCGCGGCGCTGGACGTGATCCGGTGCAGCCTGGCGAGCGGCATGGAGCAGGGGCTGCCCTACGAAGCGGAGCGGTTCGGCGAGATGGCGATGACCGACGTGTCGCGCCGGCTGGTCGAGGTGTTCTTCGCCACCACCGCGCTCAAGAAGGACCCCGGCGTTCCGGCGCCGGCGCCGGCCCCGCGTCCGGTCGCGCAGCTGGGCATCCTGGGCGCCGGGTTCATGGGATCGGGCATCGCGGCGGTCGCGGCGGCGCAAGCGGGGGTGCCGGTACGCCTCAAGGATGCGGATCTGCCGCGGGTCGGCGCCGGCCTCAAGGCGCTGGCCGGCATCGTGGACGAACGGGTGCGCCGTCGGAGCGTCAGCCGGCGCGACGCGGGGCGGCAGCTCGCCCTGGTCTCCGGCGGCATCGACTTCGCGGGATTCCACGCGGCGGACCTGGTGATCGAAGCGGTGTTCGAGGACCTGGAGATCAAGCGCCAGGTGCTTCGCGAGGTCGAAGCCGTTTCCCGGCCCGACTGCATCTTCGCGTCGAACACCTCGACGATTCCGATCTCGCGCATCGCCGAGGCCTCGGCCCGTCCGGAGACCGTGGTCGGAATGCACTTCTTTTCGCCGGTGCACCGGATGCCGTTGCTGGAGATCGTCGTCGGAGCGCGCACCGCGCGGGAAACGACGGTGACGGCCGTCGCATTCGGACGGCGACTCGGCAAGACGGTAGTCGTGGTGCAGGATCGACCCGGCTTCTTCGTCAACCGGATCCTCGCGCCGTACATCAACGAGGCCGGGCGGCTGTTGACGGAAGGCGTGCCCATCGCGCTGCTGGATCGGGCGATGACGCAATGGGGGTTCCCGGTCGGGCCGATCACGCTGCTCGACGAAGTCGGCCTCGACGTGGCCGCCAAGGCGGCGCACGTGATGCACCAGGCGTTCGGCGACCGGCTCGAACGGTCGCTCGACCTCGACGCGTTGGTGGCGGACCGGCGGCTGGGACGCAAGAACGGGCGGGGCTTCTTCCTCTATCGGGCGGGGAAGAAGGCAGGCGAGGACCCGACGGTGTACCGGGCGCTGGGTCTCGCGCCGGCGGAGCGCGAGACCGACCCGGACGTCGTGGCCGAGCGGCTGGCGTTCGCCATGCTCAACGAGGCCGCGCGGGCCCTCGAGGAGGGCGTGATCGCGCAGCCGCGCGACGGGGACGTGGGCGCGCTGTTCGGCATCGGATTCCCGCCCTTTCGCGGGGGCCCGTTCCGTACCCTGGATGCCCTGGGTGCCCGGGCGGCCGTGGACAGTCTGGCGCGCCTGGCGGCGACGCACGGCGATCGCTTCGCCCCCGCCGCCTCGCTGGTCGCCCAGGCCGAGCACGGTGGACGCTTCTACCCTTCACTTCGGTAACCATACGCATGCTGCGCCGCACATTCCTGTATCTCAGCGAGCAACCGCAGATCTTCGCCTTCATTCGCGGCAACCGGCTGGCCCGGCGGCTTGCCTCGCGGTTCGTTGCGGGCGAGACGATGGATTCCGCGGCGGCCGCCGTCCGCGAGCTGAACGGGCGCGGGATCGCCGCCAGCCTCGACCTCCTCGGAGAGAGCGTCACGAAGGCGGACGAGGCGCGGAGCTGCGCGGCGACGGTCGCCGAGATCCTGGCACGGATCGCGGCGGACCGGCTCGACTGCAACGTGTCGGTCAAGCTCACGCAGCTGGGACTCGACCTCGACCGCGGTCTGTGCCTCGAGAACATGCGCCGGATCCTGGACCGCGGCCGCGAGCTGGGCATCTCCGTGCGCATCGACATGGAGAGCAGCGCCCACACCCAGCGGACGCTCGACCTGTTCGAGCGGGACCTGCTGCCGGTCTACGGCGACCGCGTGGGCATCGTGATCCAGTCGTACCTGCGTCGCAGCGCCGCCGACGTCGACCGCCTCATCGGGGCTCGCGCCCGGGTTCGGCTCTGCAAGGGCGCGTACCAGGAGCCGGCGACGGTGGCGTTTCCCGACAAGGCGGACGTGGACCGGAGCTACGGGGAGCTGATCGAGAAGCTCCTGGAGCACGGCCATCAGCCTGCGGTCGCGACGCACGACCCCGCACTGATCACGCGGGTGCGCCGCTTCGTTGAGGCGAAGGCCATCGCGGCGGACCGGTTCGAGTTCCAGATGCTGTACGGCATCCGGCGCGACCTCCAGGAGGAGCTGCGACGGGCCGGGTACCGGGTGCGGGTGTACGTGCCGTTCGGCACCCAGTGGTATCCCTATCTGATGCGGCGC
This region of Gemmatimonadales bacterium genomic DNA includes:
- the queG gene encoding tRNA epoxyqueuosine(34) reductase QueG codes for the protein MTPTALAAAARAMAREIGFDACGVTDLGPSAAAAAFDRWLASGYQGEMRYLERQAPIRREPARTWPDARSAVVVLHNYWQEDAAPAPGRGRVARYALGDDYHAVMRVNLEHLGARLVDAAGTGRFRAFADAGPLPERELARRAGLGWVGKNTMLIHPRLGSFTFVGVLLTDLVLAVDPPFEADRCGTCRRCLEACPTGAFPEPRVLDATRCISYLTIEARGPVPEALKPSLGDWLFGCDVCQDVCPWNVRFARETAETRYRARPATEWPALQDIATMSEQQFEDAFGASALMRAGRSGLTRNAAVVTENGERRPEDGCPAA
- a CDS encoding TIGR00730 family Rossman fold protein; translation: MSSDPWRVLRIMGEFVEGFDTLAGVYSGVTFFGSARTKPDDPHYRAATETARRFAGAGFSIITGGGPGIMEAANRGAQEGGGPSLGLNIELPFEQGTNPFVDTAMHFRYFFVRKTMFVKYSIGFVVFPGGYGTLDELFEALTLIQTGKIKHFPVVLFGVDYWRGLVDWLRGTAAARGTIDLRDLDIFHLTDDPAVAVDVVTRARESLLAQRTEPIGGRSVDGLF
- a CDS encoding MFS transporter — protein: MSERSGAPTMSGRYLWYALALLAFGNLLNYLDRNIILALFEPIKDELDITDTQLGWLGSSYAIAFALGALGAGVLSDLRSRRTVIAGGVALWSGFTALGGAAATYWHLLTTRGVVGVAESSYLPAAQAMLADYFPDRGRAQAMGIFWAGLAVGGVLAVWLGGHLATAFGWRTALIVVGLPGILFALLLARLRDPRPQPRPMLPQTRAVRRIALTPRLILRAGLPLLLSIPVGAAVFGALILFRVAAAADTAVFGAIVGVGLVWTIVKWVRVAMRWRHRLLVGVPADAVDEMLDAAAVVLRTPTLVWMFIGGALTTAAMNSLVAWSASYLQRVLDMSLLQAGRQIGLVGLVAGVLGSWIGGRSGDRLMERTPAGRVIAGAVGFLAGAPLCVVLLLVNDVRLFSGLFFVVVFFFTWYNGPAAAVLFDVVPRGIAATVMGAYVFFIHIAGDAIALPVVGLLSDRYGLRVALMTLPAVGLLGGALLLLAVPTVARDMARVRSPAAA
- a CDS encoding glycerol-3-phosphate dehydrogenase/oxidase, whose amino-acid sequence is MAATPPDLLVIGGGITGAGIARDAARRGIRTALLEAGDFGSGTSSRSSRLVHGGLRYLEHGWLRLVFEASRERRVLLRIAPHLVRPMPFLFPIHAGGRVTRGRLAAGLWLYDLLSVFRNVRMHRTLSRRGVRKAEPQLRSKDLLGGAVYYDACCDDARLVLANVRAARRSGAMVASYAAVKSLEKAAGQLRGVVVEDVIDGRHFAVRAHVAVNATGPWTDAMRQLDEPGAEPVLRPTKGVHVAVPRARLGNAGALTMTSPLDGRVMFVLPWGDVTVLGTTDTDYEGDPGAVAPTADDITYLLRSANALFPDARLAPPDLLAAWAGLRPLLRDGGGGTTAAVPREHRIFESASGLVTITGGKLTTYRSMAAELVDLVGLKLHRLDGRVIAPSAPTAEEPLPGGEVADLELLVRELVKERLDEGAARHLVDTYGTEAMAVANLAFRDTPLAEPLASGVPVLRAEVIHQARREMALSVSDVMIRRTHLFRQHPSQGTELTPVVAGLLGRELGWDAAREAASLAAYLAEVQQMRQALTPPPAT
- the fadI gene encoding acetyl-CoA C-acyltransferase FadI, which produces MLGQNGRRVAVIAGCRTPFVKSGTVFKDLSAVELAKLATRELLIRTEIPPAKVDQVVFGQVIPSVLAPNVAREVSLLPQFPRNVPAFSLNRACASSGQAVAEAFDQIALGQADMVVAGGTESLSDIPILHSRRFAELLVQASRARTLGKRLATLARIRPRDLVPVTPAIAEPSTGETMGQSAEKMAKENGISRHAQDDYALRSHRLAARGTADGRLTAEIAPVFVPPAYEPVTADNGIRADSTLEQLAALRPAFDRRYGSVTAGNASPLTDGASAVLVMSGEAARAAGFEPLAYVRSYAVAAVDPGAQLLMGPAYAIPRALERARIAWKDLGLVEMHEAFASQVLSNIQAIESDMWAREHLGRDRRIGEVNWEVLNVMGGSIAIGHPFGATGGRLITTLGNEMRRRDVQFGLVSVCAQGGMGFAMVLERM
- the fadJ gene encoding fatty acid oxidation complex subunit alpha FadJ is translated as MDAEGGTGALATVVEDGVAVLTLDLPGESVNKFSRAVRDEFAAAFAALQNDAAVRAIVIASGKKDVFVAGADIEEFVALRTAEEARRLSRDGQSMLDRVADSPKPVVAAIHGVCLGGGLELVLACHYRVATDHPKTALGAPEVQLGIIPGAGGCNRLPRVVGLRSALEMILTGKNVRAAKALRMGLVDELVPPAILRQVAVKAARRLAETPVHRRRRGGVLGWLFDRSALGQAVVLRRARAMTRSQTAGHYPAPLAALDVIRCSLASGMEQGLPYEAERFGEMAMTDVSRRLVEVFFATTALKKDPGVPAPAPAPRPVAQLGILGAGFMGSGIAAVAAAQAGVPVRLKDADLPRVGAGLKALAGIVDERVRRRSVSRRDAGRQLALVSGGIDFAGFHAADLVIEAVFEDLEIKRQVLREVEAVSRPDCIFASNTSTIPISRIAEASARPETVVGMHFFSPVHRMPLLEIVVGARTARETTVTAVAFGRRLGKTVVVVQDRPGFFVNRILAPYINEAGRLLTEGVPIALLDRAMTQWGFPVGPITLLDEVGLDVAAKAAHVMHQAFGDRLERSLDLDALVADRRLGRKNGRGFFLYRAGKKAGEDPTVYRALGLAPAERETDPDVVAERLAFAMLNEAARALEEGVIAQPRDGDVGALFGIGFPPFRGGPFRTLDALGARAAVDSLARLAATHGDRFAPAASLVAQAEHGGRFYPSLR
- a CDS encoding proline dehydrogenase family protein — protein: MLRRTFLYLSEQPQIFAFIRGNRLARRLASRFVAGETMDSAAAAVRELNGRGIAASLDLLGESVTKADEARSCAATVAEILARIAADRLDCNVSVKLTQLGLDLDRGLCLENMRRILDRGRELGISVRIDMESSAHTQRTLDLFERDLLPVYGDRVGIVIQSYLRRSAADVDRLIGARARVRLCKGAYQEPATVAFPDKADVDRSYGELIEKLLEHGHQPAVATHDPALITRVRRFVEAKAIAADRFEFQMLYGIRRDLQEELRRAGYRVRVYVPFGTQWYPYLMRRLAERPANIAFILGNVVKETLRT